A window of the Microvirga terrae genome harbors these coding sequences:
- a CDS encoding PilZ domain-containing protein — MRDRRQSERLPSILEGRIVLGRDAPHLQCTLRDISSTGARIWLPAAIELPQQFELRVPALEQTMPVQLMWSNGKTHGVMFQEELQGLPANSDDVPDDIQTPELQPALAGVPKGLIALTERVLDDARQQLAEILELPVEKIRLRLDIDP, encoded by the coding sequence ATGCGAGATCGTCGCCAGAGCGAGCGTCTCCCCTCGATCCTGGAGGGCCGGATCGTCCTTGGCCGGGATGCGCCTCACCTTCAATGCACGTTGCGGGACATCTCCTCGACCGGAGCCCGGATCTGGCTTCCGGCTGCGATCGAACTGCCGCAGCAGTTCGAACTCCGGGTTCCTGCCCTCGAACAGACCATGCCGGTTCAGCTCATGTGGTCAAACGGCAAGACCCACGGGGTCATGTTCCAGGAGGAGCTTCAGGGGCTGCCGGCCAACTCGGACGACGTGCCGGACGATATCCAGACACCTGAGCTTCAACCCGCCCTGGCGGGCGTCCCGAAAGGCCTGATCGCGTTGACCGAGCGTGTTCTCGACGACGCTCGTCAACAGCTGGCCGAAATTCTGGAACTGCCGGTCGAGAAAATCCGGCTGCGCCTCGACATCGACCCTTAA